From the Moorena sp. SIOASIH genome, the window ATTCCTAATCCAGCTAAGGTTGTGGCTAAGCCTAAGGCAAACCATACCGATTGGGTAGCAGCTTGCAGCCGTCCTTGATTTTCATAACCACCGATGTAGCCCATCGTGATGGGTAGCATTGATAGCATACAGGGGGTTAGGCTAGTCAGCAACCCAGCAGCAAAGATGATGGCGATGCTGACTAGGCTCAGGTGAGTCAGTTGGCTGTCAACCAGGTTATTAGCGAATTGTTGGAGTTGATAGAGTTGAGTCGATAATGTGTCAAGCATAGGGAATCTAAACACCCAGTTTGGTTGAATTGTAGCGTATTTAACCCCTCAAGTACGGTGAGCAAATGCCAGGGATATATACCAACAAGCTTGAATCAGCATCGTTTGCCAACCCTACCCTAAGACTAATATCAAGTCCGGTTGAATACCCATAATAAAAGTTTGGGGAGGGTGGGGAGATGGGGAGATGGGGAGATGGGGAGATGGGGGATATTTTATTAAGGGTAATTATCCGGAAATCATATAAGTTTCTATCGCCAGTGCGATCGCGTTATCAGGGGTAGGTTGCTGAATCTCAGGTTCCCTGAGGAACCTGCCTCAATCCCCAGCACGAGGATTGCTCACGCCGGGGGAGTTGTCAAAAATAACTATTCCTGTACTGTTACAGATGTTCCCAAAGCCACTCTGTTATACAAAGCTTTGACATCATCATTACGCATCCGGATGCAACCGTGAGACACTGCTTGTCCCACAAGTTCCTCAGCATTGGTACCATGAAACCCGATGTAGTTTGTTCCATCACTCCAAAATGCCATCCACCTTGGACCAAGAGGGTTTTCTGGTCCTGGAGCAACAACTTCACCAGTTATAGGATGCTGCCAAACTGGATTTTGAACCATCTGTGTCACTTGGAAATTGCCTGTAGGGGTTTCCCAACCAGGCTGACCGATGGCAACTGGATAACTGGCTTCGAGTTTATCTCCTCGATAAACATAAACACGACGCTCACTTAGTTTAATCACTAAACGAGGGGTATTATTAAAGAAATCTTCCTCTTGCCGCAGATAGTGATTGACTTCTTCGAGAGGAGACAATTCTGGTGTTTCAACCCTTGGCAGAAAGCTTTCATAGGGAATTTCTTTCCAGTTAGAGAAACTAGTATTGGTTAGATCAGCGGCGGCGGTGGCTACCTCTGCGTATAATAACGGGATAGCTACACTTAAGCCACACACAATTAAGCGTTGGGTGGAAAGTTTTCCGTTCACGATTTCCTCTTAGCTAGTCGATATTTTATGTGCATATTTTAATTGATCATGTTTTGTTCACTATTGACCACTGACGGTTAACGGTTGACTGTTCTACAGCTGCAGGGCTTTGATCTAAACAGACATGATCTAAACAGACATGATCTAAACAGACATAATCTAAACAGACATAGCTATCGGACTTTATCCTTTAGGCGTTGCTGAACTAAGGAACGGACTCAAACATAGTTGGGTCAGTTATAGCGTTTGTGAAACTTATGAGGTACATTCAATTTAGTTACCCCTACTCCCTATTCCCTACTCCCTAAAACGAAGATAGATGTCACACTGATTGCTTAATGTTAAGTTGTGACAGCTCACTGGGGGCTAATGCGCCTTTTTCAGTAATAATGGCAGTAATTAACTCCGCCGGAGTCACATCAAAAGCTGGGTTATAAAATTCCACTTTAGGAGGACAAATCACTGTTTCCCCAATCTGATAAATTTCTGAGGGGTGACGTTCTTCAATGGGAATCTCTTGGCCAGTAGATAGCTGAAAATCAATGGTTGAGATCGGAGCAGCCACAAAGAACGGTATCTGATGAGCTTGAGCAATCAGGGCTAAACTATAGGTACCAATTTTGTTAGCCGTATCCCCATTGGCAGCAATGCGATCAGCTCCCACTACAACCGCATCAATGAGCCCTTCTTTCATACAATGGGCGGCCATGCTATCGGTAATTAAAGTAACGGGAATACCTTCTTCGACGCATTCCCAGGTGGTTAACCTAGCACCTTGCAACCGGGGGCGGGTTTCGTCAGCATATAATCTGGCTAATCGCCCCTCCCGCCACGCTGAACGCACCACTCCCAAGGCAGTACCATACCCAGCTGTTGCCAACGCTCCTGCATTACAATGGGTCAGAAGACACAGTTTGTCGGGGGTTTTCGGTAAGACCTCTAATCCGCGATCGCCTATAGCTTGACAGGTTTGCAAATCCTCCAGCTGAATTTGTTTAGCTGTTTCAAGTAAGGAAGCTTTAATCTCTTCTACTGTCCCTATAGTTTCATAGGCATTTTTAAGCATCCGCATGATTGCCCAAAACAAATTCACGGCTGTAGGACGAGTTTGCC encodes:
- a CDS encoding L,D-transpeptidase, which gives rise to MNGKLSTQRLIVCGLSVAIPLLYAEVATAAADLTNTSFSNWKEIPYESFLPRVETPELSPLEEVNHYLRQEEDFFNNTPRLVIKLSERRVYVYRGDKLEASYPVAIGQPGWETPTGNFQVTQMVQNPVWQHPITGEVVAPGPENPLGPRWMAFWSDGTNYIGFHGTNAEELVGQAVSHGCIRMRNDDVKALYNRVALGTSVTVQE
- the mtnA gene encoding S-methyl-5-thioribose-1-phosphate isomerase, coding for MNSSTYQVYPVVWENDRVILIDQNSLPSKYAIVEISRCEDMVEAIKTMIVRGAPAIGIAAAYGIYLGAREIKTKERKAFLEQLEFVAQQLRQTRPTAVNLFWAIMRMLKNAYETIGTVEEIKASLLETAKQIQLEDLQTCQAIGDRGLEVLPKTPDKLCLLTHCNAGALATAGYGTALGVVRSAWREGRLARLYADETRPRLQGARLTTWECVEEGIPVTLITDSMAAHCMKEGLIDAVVVGADRIAANGDTANKIGTYSLALIAQAHQIPFFVAAPISTIDFQLSTGQEIPIEERHPSEIYQIGETVICPPKVEFYNPAFDVTPAELITAIITEKGALAPSELSQLNIKQSV